The Chamaesiphon minutus PCC 6605 DNA window CGGGGACGACCTCGATTTTAGGAGCGTTGGGATGCCGATCGAGACAAGCCTGAATTCGATCGGGATCGCCGACCAAGATGACGTCTACATCTGCTAATTCTGTTTGGGCCAGGATCGCACCCGCGACGATGGCGGCGGGTGCATCATCCCCACCCATTGCGTCAAGTGCGATGCGTGCGCGAGTTGAAGCCATTGATGCCACTTAAGTAGAAACCATCCGAATTCTACCAGAATATGGCCACCAGTCACACGATCGAACGGAAACATACTAGCTCAATTTGCTAGTAATGGTTTTTGGCTTTGCTGGAGTGATGTATGAAAGGCTAGGCAGGAAAGCGGGGAGCGGGGAGGAGGTAAGTAAATTAAAAGAGTAACAGCTTAAGACGTTTCAGGAATACTTAACCACTGAGGAGATATTCGATCGAGCTGATGTTGCAGATGATTTGGTGTCTGACAGAATATCTACCAAAGTTAACACTGGTGGATGCAAGTTGGGTGGGAGAAATACTCGATCGATTGGTTGATTTAGATGCAAATATCCCCAAGTTCTTTAAAAACTTGGGGATACTTAGAGGCTATTATTTACTAGAACTTACCAGCTAACGCATCCACACATCGATCGCAAATTACTGGATGTTCGCTATTTTGACCGACTGTAGGTGAATAGTTCCAGCAGCGATCGCACTTGGTACCATCAGCATTTACTACACCAATTTTACCAGTTTCAACAGTTGTTTGATGTTGCAAACCTTCTAGTCGGCTAGCATCATCGATTAACTCGACTTGCGATGCGAGGAAAAAGTATCGCAATTCGTCAATGCCATTAGATGCATTTTGGGGTGCGGCTGGTTTCGTCGGGACATGTACGGGTGTATTTGGGATTAATTCGCCTGAGTCTTCGATCGCCGATACCGTCCGTTCGGTGTAATATTGTGCGCCGATGATGTAATCCTTGTAGGCGATCGCGCGATCGAATGTTTGTTTGCGTTTCTCTTTGGTTAACAAATTACGCACTACGAATAAGCCGCTCATCACCATCCCGACGCCTTGGAGAGTCGTTTCTACAAATGGAACCCGATTAACGATATCGAGCAATCCGATCGCGATATACAATCCAAATGCTCCGGTTAATACCAGGAGAATATTGCCAATCAATCGCCAACCTTTACTATATGCTTCGATCGCTGTGGCAATGCTACCAGTTACGACGTTACCCCCGCTGTGCAATACTTCTTGAATGAGTGGCAGCGGCGAGGCATTAACTAATTTATCGATCGTCGGTGTCCGAGAAGTAGTCGCACTAACTACCACTCCCCCCCTCATACTACCCTCCTGGGAAGGGCTGGGGGTGGGTGTCGTGGGTTCCGTGGGTTCCGAATGCGCCGAAAATGCTCTCAACTTCGCTTTGAGTTCCGGATCGCTCACTTGCAATAATACCTTTGCCTCTAGGCTAGAACCGATCGCTTTATCGGTGCGCGCCTGTTCCATCACCTTGTTGACATCTGTCCGCAGGTCGCGAATTTTGTCCCAATTGAGGGCTAAATCCGGCTGTAACCATTGCGGATCGAGTTTGACCCAGCCAGACTCAAATACAGATTTATAAGGGGTTTGGTAGGGCAAATACTGCCAGATATCTTCTGCCATGTGACAGAGGACGGGGGCAATCGCGCGGGTGAGATTTTCGAGGATAATTGCCAAGACTGTCTGACAACTGCGACGCCGGAAGGATGTCGGCGCGCTGATGTAGAGGCGATCTTTGGCGATATCTAGATAGAAGTTGGACAGATCGACGATGCAGAAATTCTGAACTAGTTGGAAGAATTTAAAGAATTGATATCGATCGAATGCTTCGGTGATTTCGGCTAATACCACACTCATCCGGTGCAGCATATATCGATCGAGTTCGGCTAATTCAGCATAAGGCACGGCATCTTTTGCTGGATCGAAGTCGTGGATATTTCCGAGCAGGAATCGCGCTGTATTCCGAATTTTGCGGGAAGCATCAGATAATTGTTTGAGGATATTGGGGCCGATTCTGACTTCAGTCGCATAATCGACCGATGATACCCACAAGCGGACGAGATCGGCTCCATAAGCCGGATCTTTCTGCTGGTTTTTGCCGCCATCCATCACCACCATTGGGTCGATGATATTGCCCAATGATTTACTCATTTTCTCGCCTTTCTCATCCAATACGAAGCCATGGGTGAGGACGGTTTTAAATGGTGCGATGCCATTATTAGCGACGCTAGTGAGCAAACTCGATTGGAACCAACCCCGATGTTGATCGGAGCCTTCGAGATACATATCGACTGGATAGATTAAATTATCTCGTTGGTTGGCAACCGCCGCCCAGGAGGAGCCAGAATCGAACCAGACATCCATGGTGTCGGTACCTTTGATATAGGTACGGCCATTATGACGATGAGATTCGGGTAATAGTTCTTCAACAGACATGGAGTACCACGCATCGGAACCATGTTCGCGGAAGATGTTTTGGACGTGGTTAATCGATGCTTCTGTTAGTAATGGTTCGTTGGTTTCAGCATCATAAAAAACGGGAATTGGTACGCCCCAATTGCGCTGACGAGAGATGCACCAATCCGATCGTTCGGCGACCATGGGCGTGATCCGATTCTCACCTTGAGCGGGAATCCATTCGACTTCGGAAATCGCTTTTAGTGCTGCTTCTTTAAACCCTTTAACCGATGCAAACCACTGTTCGGTAGCACGGAAAATTGTCGGCTTTTTGGTACGCCAATCGTAGGGATATTTATGTGCGTATGATTCCTCTTTAATTAGCGATCGAGCTTCGATTAAGGCTTGAATGACTAATTCATTACCATCGCCTAAAACATTCGCACCTTTTAATAGTTCTCCGGCTTCGTCGGTAAAATTACCATCGCCATCGACAGGTGCCAGAATTGACAAACCGTACTTCTGACCGACGATATAATCTTCTTGACCGTGCCCTGGGGCGGTATGTACCAACCCAGTCCCGGATTCTGTCGTGATATAGTCGCCGCCGATAATCACCGGACTGTGGCGATCGTAGAGCGGATGTTTGTAAGTAGTATGTTCTAAATCTGCACCTTTGATTTCGGCTTTGGTAGTTAGATGCAGGTTAAATTTAGCAGCTAATCCTTCGACCATATCGGCAGCCACGATCGCATATTTGCAGCCATCGTATTTATTATCTTCTGGTGCGGCAACTTCGACGATCGCGTAGTTGAGATCGGGATTTACCGCCACGGCTAAATTCGCCGGAATCGTCCAAGGGGTAGTCGTCCAGATTGCGACTGCTAAATCTTCCTGAAATGGTTCTAAAATTGCCTTAGCAGCATCGGCAACCTGCGTGACCTTAAATGCAGCGAAGATACTCCGCGAGACGTGTCCTTCGGGATATTCTAGCTCTGCTTCTGCCAGAGCCGTCTTGGAACTGGGACTCCAATGCACGGGTTTCAAGCCGCGATAGATATAGCCTTCGAGCACCATTTTTCCGAACACGCCAACTTGTGCCGCTTCATATTCGGGTTGCAGGGTGAGATAGGGCTTATCCCATTCCCCCCAGACACCCAGCCGCTTGAAGCCGATCTTTTGTTCTTCTACCGTTTTGAGCGCGAATGCTGCCGCTTTCTGCCGTAGTTCCAGCGGTGTCAAACTCAGACGTTCCGCTGGCTTCATATCTTGGATGACTTTAAGCTCGATCGGTAGTCCGTGACAATCCCATCCCGGCACGTAGCGGACTTTGCGCCCTTTGAGCAGTTGGTAACGGTTGATGATATCT harbors:
- the ileS gene encoding isoleucine--tRNA ligase, which gives rise to MTAPGSYKNTVNLPQTKFDMRANAVIREPELQKFWADEQIFERLSQSNPGEIFVLHDGPPYANGSLHMGHALNKTLKDIINRYQLLKGRKVRYVPGWDCHGLPIELKVIQDMKPAERLSLTPLELRQKAAAFALKTVEEQKIGFKRLGVWGEWDKPYLTLQPEYEAAQVGVFGKMVLEGYIYRGLKPVHWSPSSKTALAEAELEYPEGHVSRSIFAAFKVTQVADAAKAILEPFQEDLAVAIWTTTPWTIPANLAVAVNPDLNYAIVEVAAPEDNKYDGCKYAIVAADMVEGLAAKFNLHLTTKAEIKGADLEHTTYKHPLYDRHSPVIIGGDYITTESGTGLVHTAPGHGQEDYIVGQKYGLSILAPVDGDGNFTDEAGELLKGANVLGDGNELVIQALIEARSLIKEESYAHKYPYDWRTKKPTIFRATEQWFASVKGFKEAALKAISEVEWIPAQGENRITPMVAERSDWCISRQRNWGVPIPVFYDAETNEPLLTEASINHVQNIFREHGSDAWYSMSVEELLPESHRHNGRTYIKGTDTMDVWFDSGSSWAAVANQRDNLIYPVDMYLEGSDQHRGWFQSSLLTSVANNGIAPFKTVLTHGFVLDEKGEKMSKSLGNIIDPMVVMDGGKNQQKDPAYGADLVRLWVSSVDYATEVRIGPNILKQLSDASRKIRNTARFLLGNIHDFDPAKDAVPYAELAELDRYMLHRMSVVLAEITEAFDRYQFFKFFQLVQNFCIVDLSNFYLDIAKDRLYISAPTSFRRRSCQTVLAIILENLTRAIAPVLCHMAEDIWQYLPYQTPYKSVFESGWVKLDPQWLQPDLALNWDKIRDLRTDVNKVMEQARTDKAIGSSLEAKVLLQVSDPELKAKLRAFSAHSEPTEPTTPTPSPSQEGSMRGGVVVSATTSRTPTIDKLVNASPLPLIQEVLHSGGNVVTGSIATAIEAYSKGWRLIGNILLVLTGAFGLYIAIGLLDIVNRVPFVETTLQGVGMVMSGLFVVRNLLTKEKRKQTFDRAIAYKDYIIGAQYYTERTVSAIEDSGELIPNTPVHVPTKPAAPQNASNGIDELRYFFLASQVELIDDASRLEGLQHQTTVETGKIGVVNADGTKCDRCWNYSPTVGQNSEHPVICDRCVDALAGKF